One Rhizobium sp. NRK18 genomic window carries:
- the rfbB gene encoding dTDP-glucose 4,6-dehydratase, translating to MKLLITGGAGFIGSAVVRLAISRGHSVVNVDALTYAACLANIASVSNSPLYAFEHADIRDRGALDQVLARHDPDAVMHLAAESHVDRSIDGPDAFVRTNINGTFNMLEASRAHWVRKGKPPAFRFHHVSTDEVFGSLPVDPEIRFTEETPYDPRSPYSASKAASDHLVRAWHETYGLPVLITNCSNNYGPFHFPEKLVPRIILKALAGEPLPVYGDGSNVRDWLYVEDHAAALLTVIEKGRAGRSYNIGGSNERTNLEVVRTLCTILDERRPKASGSYLDQIAFVTDRPGHDARYAINADRIRAELGWVPAVSVEEGLDRTVRWYLDNEAWWRPLEERAGGRLGHAA from the coding sequence ATGAAACTGCTGATCACCGGGGGGGCAGGTTTCATCGGTTCGGCGGTTGTCCGACTTGCGATTTCGCGCGGGCATTCGGTCGTCAATGTCGATGCGCTGACCTATGCGGCCTGCCTCGCCAATATCGCATCTGTTTCCAATAGCCCGCTTTATGCCTTCGAACATGCGGATATACGCGATCGCGGGGCACTCGATCAGGTCCTTGCCAGGCACGATCCTGATGCCGTCATGCATCTCGCGGCGGAATCTCACGTCGATCGTTCGATTGATGGTCCGGATGCTTTTGTTCGCACCAATATCAACGGGACCTTCAATATGCTGGAGGCGTCGCGTGCGCATTGGGTCCGAAAGGGCAAGCCGCCCGCATTCCGCTTCCATCACGTCAGCACCGATGAGGTTTTCGGGTCGTTGCCGGTCGATCCGGAGATACGGTTTACGGAAGAGACACCCTATGATCCGCGCAGTCCCTATTCCGCATCCAAGGCTGCATCCGATCATCTGGTTCGAGCATGGCACGAGACCTACGGACTGCCCGTGCTGATCACGAATTGCTCCAACAATTACGGCCCTTTCCATTTCCCGGAGAAGCTGGTGCCTCGCATCATTCTGAAAGCCCTCGCCGGCGAACCCCTGCCGGTTTACGGCGACGGTTCGAATGTGCGCGACTGGCTGTACGTGGAGGATCACGCGGCTGCTCTTCTGACGGTCATCGAAAAGGGGAGAGCAGGCCGAAGCTACAACATCGGCGGCTCCAACGAGCGGACCAACCTCGAGGTCGTCCGGACACTCTGCACCATTCTCGACGAAAGGCGCCCGAAGGCGAGCGGCAGCTATCTCGATCAGATCGCGTTCGTCACGGATCGCCCGGGGCATGACGCGCGCTACGCGATCAATGCTGATCGGATCCGCGCCGAACTTGGCTGGGTGCCGGCCGTCAGTGTGGAGGAGGGGTTGGATCGTACCGTCCGGTGGTACCTCGACAACGAAGCCTGGTGGCGCCCCCTCGAAGAGCGGGCCGGCGGTCGTCTGGGCCATGCCGCGTAA
- a CDS encoding phosphotransferase, whose amino-acid sequence MNVPQHLPSRHTQGPFEEFLGDVAFLGVRPVVSSGIAYGMMRARSNARWWLLPSDNAPAARAGLAMYQPVSLTARAARGWITTAVRLGFTAGWASGRIRFGRLPRLPGEVLPRMASCAYFTGTDGPHRKTAIQMMDERGTILGYAKLGRRASVRPYLAHEAGMLGTIAGLGLNSVQVPHLLAFSDQGGDGLSILVTDSRKTGGVISPSDPGSRHERFLLELFSKTGRTDAGNAYRRLLDLSGNHGLPSDWSRRFALGLDYLASRVSSMPVALAHGDFTPWNCFILGDRLYVFDWEYADADLPVGYDLVHYMLATASGGDPAATVDRLLARVRGVFAQLNEAGAVAAVLMSLLCHAGFYLRRLSAHGRQQDAWEEGAWRGQVVDALLGRGA is encoded by the coding sequence GTGAACGTTCCGCAACACCTCCCATCCCGCCACACCCAAGGACCGTTCGAGGAGTTCCTCGGCGATGTTGCGTTTCTCGGGGTGCGGCCCGTCGTCAGCAGCGGGATCGCCTATGGCATGATGCGCGCGCGATCGAATGCGCGGTGGTGGCTGTTGCCTTCAGACAATGCACCTGCCGCCCGTGCCGGGCTGGCGATGTACCAGCCGGTTTCGTTGACGGCCCGGGCTGCGCGGGGGTGGATAACGACTGCTGTCCGGCTGGGGTTCACGGCTGGTTGGGCTTCCGGCAGAATACGTTTCGGTCGGTTGCCACGGCTGCCGGGCGAGGTTCTGCCACGGATGGCGAGCTGTGCCTATTTTACGGGTACCGACGGTCCGCATCGCAAGACAGCGATCCAGATGATGGACGAGCGTGGCACGATCCTCGGCTACGCGAAGCTCGGACGGCGCGCTTCGGTGCGGCCTTATCTCGCGCATGAGGCAGGCATGCTCGGGACGATTGCCGGTCTCGGGCTGAACTCCGTACAAGTCCCGCATCTTCTGGCCTTCAGCGATCAGGGCGGGGACGGGCTATCCATTCTGGTCACCGACAGCCGCAAGACCGGGGGTGTGATCAGCCCGTCGGATCCAGGTAGCCGGCACGAGCGCTTCCTTCTCGAATTGTTTTCGAAAACCGGTCGAACCGATGCGGGAAACGCCTATCGCCGGCTTCTCGATCTTTCCGGCAATCACGGGTTGCCGAGCGATTGGTCTAGGCGGTTCGCACTCGGGCTGGACTACCTGGCGTCACGCGTTTCCAGCATGCCGGTCGCGCTCGCCCATGGTGATTTCACGCCGTGGAACTGCTTCATCCTGGGCGATCGCCTTTACGTTTTCGACTGGGAATACGCGGACGCGGATCTGCCTGTCGGATACGACCTCGTCCACTACATGCTCGCCACTGCGTCGGGCGGTGATCCTGCTGCGACGGTAGACCGGCTCCTCGCCCGGGTTCGGGGCGTCTTTGCGCAACTCAATGAAGCAGGCGCAGTAGCGGCGGTGCTGATGTCGCTTCTTTGCCATGCGGGCTTCTACCTGCGCCGGTTGTCGGCACACGGCAGGCAGCAGGACGCCTGGGAAGAGGGCGCGTGGCGCGGACAGGTCGTCGATGCCCTTCTAGGTCGGGGGGCATAG
- a CDS encoding glycosyltransferase family 2 protein, translated as MILTYNSDNDLPEALKGLLAQRDVLLDIVVVDNASSAERLQRMRNAFLAALPAAGFLDAGQPIPSDYRAGDGLFVSNSSNDGYSAGNNIGARIATDLGCAAVLIVNPDVRISRSDYLSRLADALLRDDGNAVAGSAIINLSGQNENPMFEPGFVQELLAPLRMLVAAVSPRRSPSKPGRHDGGVFKLSGCCFLVRSTFLEGIGYFDRNVFLYCEEAILAAQVRTAGMRSVYVPMLEALHAHRSTAKGDPVRRQRLWSRSRQYYNARYLGYGPARLAALALSHEVVVALTWARRWIGGHR; from the coding sequence GTGATCCTGACCTACAATAGCGACAATGATCTTCCCGAAGCGCTGAAGGGGCTGCTCGCGCAGCGCGATGTGCTGCTGGATATCGTCGTCGTCGACAACGCGTCCAGTGCGGAACGCTTGCAACGAATGCGGAATGCTTTTCTTGCGGCCTTGCCGGCCGCGGGGTTCCTGGATGCCGGCCAGCCAATTCCCTCTGATTATCGAGCCGGCGACGGTCTGTTCGTCTCGAACAGCTCGAACGATGGTTATTCGGCAGGCAACAATATCGGTGCACGGATCGCCACAGATCTCGGATGCGCGGCTGTTCTGATCGTCAATCCGGATGTGCGGATTTCCCGATCGGATTACCTGAGCCGTCTCGCGGATGCATTGCTTCGAGACGACGGCAATGCTGTCGCGGGTTCCGCCATCATCAACCTCTCCGGACAGAACGAAAATCCGATGTTCGAGCCAGGATTCGTTCAGGAACTTCTCGCTCCGCTGAGGATGCTTGTGGCGGCCGTCTCTCCTCGCCGGTCTCCGTCAAAGCCTGGTCGTCATGACGGGGGTGTCTTCAAGCTGAGCGGTTGCTGCTTTCTGGTACGCAGCACGTTCCTGGAAGGCATCGGTTACTTCGACAGGAACGTCTTTCTCTATTGCGAGGAGGCCATTCTCGCCGCCCAGGTCCGGACGGCAGGCATGAGATCCGTCTATGTGCCGATGCTGGAGGCGCTTCATGCGCACCGTTCGACTGCCAAGGGGGATCCTGTGCGCAGGCAGAGGCTCTGGAGCCGCAGCCGTCAGTACTACAACGCCCGCTACCTGGGATACGGACCGGCGCGATTGGCGGCACTTGCACTTTCCCACGAGGTCGTCGTCGCCCTGACCTGGGCAAGACGCTGGATCGGGGGGCATCGATGA
- the rfbA gene encoding glucose-1-phosphate thymidylyltransferase RfbA, protein MKQRKGIILAGGSGTRLYPVTVGMSKQLLPLYDKPMIYYPISALMLANVREIAIITTPQDRDQFQRALGDGSQWGITFTWLEQASPDGLAQAYLLAEEFLAGAPSVMALGDNVFFGHGLSALMADADAQTRGATVFGYRVSDPERYGVVAFDAEGRASSIVEKPQEPLSDYAVTGLYFMDETASEKARQIRPSARGELEITSLLELYMLEHSLTVQRMGRGYAWFDTGTHSSLLDASNFVRTLQSRQGLQVGSPDEIAYERGWIDAQALDGRIRLFRKNDYGMYLAGLIR, encoded by the coding sequence ATGAAACAGCGTAAAGGTATCATTCTTGCCGGTGGATCCGGCACGCGGCTCTATCCGGTGACGGTTGGAATGTCCAAACAGCTCCTGCCGCTCTACGACAAGCCGATGATCTATTATCCCATCAGCGCGCTGATGCTCGCGAATGTTCGGGAAATCGCGATCATCACGACCCCGCAGGATCGGGACCAGTTTCAGCGGGCGCTCGGTGACGGCAGCCAGTGGGGCATCACGTTCACCTGGCTGGAACAAGCCTCACCGGATGGTCTTGCCCAAGCGTATCTGCTGGCGGAGGAGTTTCTCGCGGGGGCGCCCTCGGTGATGGCGCTTGGCGACAACGTCTTCTTCGGACACGGATTGAGCGCGCTCATGGCGGATGCCGACGCGCAGACACGGGGCGCAACCGTCTTCGGCTACAGGGTGTCGGATCCCGAGCGATACGGCGTCGTGGCGTTCGACGCCGAGGGCCGAGCCTCAAGCATCGTCGAGAAGCCGCAAGAACCCTTGTCGGACTATGCCGTAACCGGCCTCTATTTCATGGACGAAACCGCCTCCGAGAAAGCGCGTCAGATAAGGCCGTCGGCGCGTGGCGAGCTCGAAATCACCTCGCTGCTGGAACTCTACATGCTCGAACATTCGCTGACGGTTCAGCGTATGGGGCGGGGCTATGCCTGGTTCGATACCGGAACCCATTCGAGCCTTCTCGATGCCAGCAACTTCGTGCGTACGCTGCAGAGCCGGCAAGGACTTCAGGTCGGATCACCGGACGAGATTGCCTACGAGCGTGGTTGGATAGACGCACAGGCGCTGGACGGCCGCATTCGGCTGTTCCGCAAAAATGATTACGGCATGTATCTCGCGGGGCTCATTCGATGA
- a CDS encoding glycosyltransferase family 4 protein → MKVLISAYACETGRGGEGEIGWRMVRRLAADHDVWVITRANLRAVHEAAFRQEPKPDRLHFVYFDLPWVFRFYKRGKRLFFLYYYLWQIGSGLFARRLMRKQRFDLCHHLTGGMDWMPAGLALCKAPLLWGPVGSEDTHRVILDKLSLTSRLKDRVRAFVRALMRHGDPLVRLTGRRARLVLSHTPETMPNRLAAKLMPFTQTAIENTAQLARPKTEVARKGALRLLYAGELKDWKGALLALDAALLFFEREPSSLLTIVGDGPLRRRMEAIVAEHPQGNRVTMHGQVPMQRLTELMQESDLFLYPSFHHGLATVVLQAMLTGLPVICLEGDATGRATGQEAGITVALKRDRDPVADLANAIDTLAVDEGRRQSLAANAQRIARQRHTYDALASAMASQYLLVGNTCP, encoded by the coding sequence ATGAAGGTGTTGATCTCGGCGTATGCCTGCGAAACCGGAAGGGGCGGCGAAGGTGAAATCGGCTGGCGCATGGTGCGACGACTGGCGGCTGATCATGACGTATGGGTAATCACCCGGGCAAATCTGCGTGCTGTCCACGAGGCAGCTTTTCGCCAGGAGCCGAAGCCGGACCGGCTTCACTTCGTCTATTTCGATCTGCCCTGGGTCTTCCGCTTCTACAAGCGCGGCAAGCGCCTGTTCTTTCTCTATTATTACCTTTGGCAAATCGGCTCCGGACTGTTTGCACGCCGCTTGATGCGCAAGCAGCGGTTCGATCTTTGCCACCATCTGACGGGCGGCATGGACTGGATGCCAGCCGGATTGGCGCTCTGCAAGGCGCCCTTGCTCTGGGGCCCGGTCGGGAGTGAGGACACCCATCGCGTCATTCTCGACAAGCTCAGCCTGACCTCCCGCCTGAAGGATCGCGTTCGCGCCTTCGTTCGGGCTCTTATGCGTCACGGCGATCCACTTGTTCGGCTGACAGGCAGGCGCGCACGCCTCGTCCTGAGCCATACGCCGGAGACGATGCCGAACCGGCTTGCCGCAAAGCTGATGCCGTTCACGCAGACCGCGATCGAGAATACCGCGCAATTGGCGCGGCCCAAGACGGAGGTCGCCCGCAAGGGGGCGCTCCGGCTGTTGTACGCGGGCGAACTGAAGGATTGGAAGGGTGCGCTGCTGGCGCTCGACGCCGCTCTGCTGTTCTTCGAACGCGAGCCATCCTCATTGCTGACGATCGTCGGCGACGGTCCGCTGCGGCGACGGATGGAGGCGATCGTAGCGGAGCATCCCCAGGGCAACCGCGTCACCATGCATGGCCAGGTGCCGATGCAGAGGCTGACCGAACTGATGCAGGAGAGCGATCTCTTTCTCTATCCGTCCTTCCATCACGGACTGGCGACAGTTGTGCTGCAGGCCATGTTGACGGGCCTTCCCGTGATTTGCCTGGAAGGCGACGCGACAGGACGCGCGACGGGGCAGGAGGCCGGCATTACCGTTGCTCTGAAGAGGGATCGCGATCCCGTCGCGGATCTCGCGAATGCCATCGATACTCTGGCCGTCGACGAAGGTCGCAGACAGTCTCTTGCCGCAAACGCGCAGCGGATCGCTCGCCAGCGCCATACCTATGACGCG
- a CDS encoding glycosyltransferase, which translates to MPLNREVRGESGRVSIAMATYNGAAHLRAQVESLFGQSRMPDELVVHDDASTDGTQQLLLDIAEKAPFPVRISQADRNHGVNAAFETALRHCRGDIVFFCDQDDIWHPDKVKACLDALDQHPEAAFVFSDASQFTGGCSDLSQSLWQLSAFSPARQIAFRRSPLETMLKGGNFVYGMASAFRRNAILPFARIDCDPIAMTHDTWFSLHTVAMGATGIALPPRLVRYRRHAAQTSVVLGGAAAFGDAGRQKAQLRAARLIAALLTVRSNVEREGRSQGIGVTSSLAHLDRKIAFLQARENLRRDRRIASALKAIANPDYWHLAKGPASVLRDYRGIW; encoded by the coding sequence ATGCCGCTGAACCGGGAAGTGCGCGGAGAAAGCGGACGCGTCTCGATAGCGATGGCAACCTATAACGGTGCCGCGCATCTGCGTGCCCAAGTCGAAAGCTTGTTTGGCCAATCGAGGATGCCGGATGAGCTCGTCGTCCACGACGACGCATCGACTGATGGAACCCAGCAACTGCTGCTTGATATTGCGGAAAAAGCGCCGTTCCCGGTCCGGATATCGCAAGCCGATCGCAATCACGGGGTCAATGCTGCTTTCGAGACAGCACTCCGCCATTGCCGGGGCGATATCGTGTTCTTTTGCGATCAGGATGACATCTGGCATCCGGACAAGGTCAAGGCCTGCCTTGATGCGCTCGATCAGCATCCCGAAGCCGCCTTTGTCTTCTCCGATGCCTCGCAGTTCACTGGTGGATGCAGTGATCTCAGCCAGTCGCTCTGGCAGCTTTCGGCCTTTTCGCCGGCGCGGCAGATCGCGTTTCGGCGCTCTCCGCTCGAGACGATGCTGAAGGGGGGCAATTTCGTCTACGGCATGGCCTCAGCCTTCCGTCGCAACGCCATACTGCCCTTTGCCAGGATCGATTGCGATCCGATAGCGATGACTCATGACACATGGTTTTCCCTGCACACAGTGGCCATGGGCGCCACAGGCATCGCGCTGCCGCCGCGTCTGGTTCGCTATCGGCGGCATGCCGCGCAGACGAGTGTCGTTCTCGGCGGTGCCGCGGCATTCGGGGACGCGGGCCGACAAAAGGCTCAGTTGAGAGCTGCGCGGCTGATCGCGGCACTTCTGACTGTTCGCAGCAATGTCGAGCGCGAGGGCAGGTCACAGGGCATCGGCGTGACGAGTTCGCTCGCGCATCTGGACCGCAAGATTGCCTTCCTGCAGGCCCGGGAAAACCTCCGTCGGGACCGGCGCATTGCCTCGGCGCTGAAGGCGATCGCCAATCCGGACTACTGGCACCTGGCCAAGGGGCCGGCCAGTGTCCTGCGCGATTACAGGGGGATCTGGTGA
- a CDS encoding acyltransferase: protein MMGGNGMTEQAAVHKSFLNRIFSTLESRLWPFRVNWLKTVYFNFRSMPLPVAIKLPVYIHAHTQFSSLSGRVEIRGEVRRGMVRIGKREDRGQGITNIRNLGLIVFHEGVTIMQGCDIYVGPRGRLEIGRRARIRENVFIYASALVKIGEMTGIAFQTTISDDDFHYILDTKTGQAADCKAAVVIGARNWIGSRTVIKKGTITPDDVIVASSYSLLSKDYTASVPPFSVLGGVPARLLKENIRRVFDRHSEAALHRHYATGDRPFALDLEKQDADAFCLGTSQGEASCR from the coding sequence ATGATGGGCGGAAATGGCATGACTGAACAAGCTGCAGTTCACAAATCCTTTCTCAACAGGATCTTTTCGACCCTTGAGAGTCGCCTTTGGCCCTTCCGGGTGAACTGGCTCAAGACCGTCTATTTCAACTTTCGCAGCATGCCGCTGCCGGTCGCGATCAAGTTGCCCGTCTACATCCATGCACACACCCAGTTCTCCAGCCTTTCCGGTCGTGTGGAAATCCGGGGCGAGGTCCGGCGCGGCATGGTGCGCATCGGGAAGCGTGAGGACCGGGGGCAGGGCATCACGAATATTCGCAACCTTGGACTGATCGTCTTTCACGAGGGCGTGACGATCATGCAAGGCTGCGACATCTATGTCGGCCCAAGGGGCCGGCTTGAGATCGGCAGACGGGCCCGAATCCGCGAAAACGTCTTCATCTATGCCAGTGCACTGGTAAAGATCGGCGAAATGACCGGGATCGCCTTTCAGACGACGATCTCGGATGATGACTTCCACTACATTCTCGACACGAAGACGGGGCAGGCCGCCGACTGCAAGGCGGCCGTTGTCATCGGCGCGCGCAACTGGATTGGAAGCCGCACCGTCATCAAGAAGGGGACGATCACGCCCGACGACGTCATCGTGGCGTCGTCCTACAGCTTGCTGTCAAAGGACTATACGGCGAGCGTGCCGCCTTTCTCCGTATTGGGTGGCGTTCCCGCCCGCCTGCTGAAGGAGAATATCCGGCGTGTCTTCGACCGGCACTCCGAAGCCGCTTTGCACCGTCACTACGCCACCGGTGACAGACCATTCGCTCTGGATCTCGAAAAGCAGGATGCCGATGCCTTTTGTCTGGGTACCAGCCAAGGAGAAGCGTCATGCCGCTGA